In Candidatus Desulfofervidus auxilii, one genomic interval encodes:
- a CDS encoding dual specificity protein phosphatase family protein — MKFILDHLAIGSYEEALRPSSEITALLNVAKEKDLKTSLLYHKVPIIDMQPIPSAQMLEAAKWIQKHISKHIIMVFCNAGIGRSPSVVIGYLCCFLNYGFGEAIEYVAKRKSDISILPNLLRTIEEVKAEI, encoded by the coding sequence TTGAAGTTCATCTTAGACCACTTAGCTATTGGAAGTTATGAAGAGGCCTTAAGGCCATCTTCTGAGATTACGGCTCTATTAAACGTGGCAAAGGAAAAGGATTTAAAAACAAGCCTTCTTTATCATAAAGTTCCCATTATTGATATGCAACCTATTCCATCAGCCCAGATGTTAGAGGCCGCCAAATGGATTCAGAAACACATTAGTAAGCACATTATCATGGTCTTTTGCAATGCTGGGATTGGACGTTCTCCTTCGGTGGTAATAGGCTATCTTTGCTGTTTTCTTAATTATGGTTTTGGTGAAGCAATAGAATATGTGGCAAAAAGAAAATCAGATATTTCTATTCTTCCCAATCTATTGAGGACTATTGAAGAAGTAAAAGCAGAGATTTAG
- a CDS encoding sugar phosphate nucleotidyltransferase — protein MKGLILAAGLGKRLRPITESIPKALISVGGKPLITYPLLKLKKAGIKTIGIVIRPEDYSKFKSRLRFSGLKIEYIFQKLPQGTAKALECAKDFISDNKFLLCWCDFLSPFDYKKLIEEHLNFKPTATILINKEKDPSGSAQVLFKCPYITKIVEKPSKQFSLWGSTGLLALEPEVFSIIPKIKPSAQGEYHVADVLQYLIDQGKKVRFVKLDTWRINVNTFEDLKWAEFKITIEKL, from the coding sequence ATGAAAGGTTTAATCCTAGCAGCAGGTTTGGGTAAAAGACTCAGACCCATAACAGAATCAATTCCCAAGGCATTAATTTCAGTAGGAGGAAAGCCCTTGATTACTTACCCACTTTTAAAATTAAAGAAGGCAGGCATAAAGACCATAGGAATTGTGATCAGGCCTGAAGATTATTCAAAGTTTAAATCCCGTTTAAGATTTTCTGGATTGAAAATTGAATATATATTTCAAAAGTTACCTCAAGGTACGGCAAAAGCGCTGGAATGTGCTAAAGATTTTATTTCAGACAATAAGTTTTTATTATGTTGGTGTGATTTCTTGAGTCCCTTTGATTACAAGAAGCTGATTGAAGAACATCTCAACTTTAAACCCACAGCTACTATTTTGATAAACAAGGAAAAAGACCCCTCAGGTAGTGCTCAGGTGCTTTTTAAATGCCCCTATATCACTAAAATTGTAGAGAAACCTTCAAAGCAATTCTCTTTATGGGGATCAACCGGACTCTTAGCCCTTGAGCCTGAAGTATTTTCTATTATTCCCAAAATTAAACCATCTGCTCAAGGAGAGTATCATGTCGCTGATGTCCTTCAATATCTTATTGATCAGGGGAAAAAGGTGAGATTTGTAAAACTTGATACCTGGCGAATAAATGTAAATACTTTTGAAGACTTAAAGTGGGCTGAATTTAAAATCACAATTGAAAAATTGTAG
- the csx20 gene encoding CRISPR-associated protein Csx20, which produces MPNIYLIFSHKLTSEQEKDLRQNWQVEKFIALPEHLQELWSNIPPDLPELNCYLEPIKHWLKENARSGDLVLIQGDFGAVYIVVNYAFKLRLIPVYATTERLIKKEVSSKGEVALSRIFRHKIFRVYGR; this is translated from the coding sequence ATGCCCAATATATACCTCATCTTTTCCCATAAATTGACCTCTGAGCAGGAAAAGGATTTAAGGCAAAACTGGCAGGTGGAAAAATTTATTGCTTTGCCAGAGCATTTGCAGGAGTTATGGTCAAACATTCCACCAGATTTGCCTGAATTAAATTGCTATTTAGAACCCATTAAACACTGGCTTAAAGAAAATGCCAGGTCAGGTGACTTGGTTTTAATTCAGGGGGATTTTGGTGCTGTTTATATCGTGGTGAATTATGCCTTTAAATTGCGCCTTATCCCGGTTTATGCTACCACTGAAAGGCTTATAAAGAAGGAGGTTTCTTCCAAAGGTGAGGTGGCTTTGAGCAGAATCTTTCGGCACAAGATATTCAGGGTTTATGGGAGATAA
- the csx2 gene encoding TIGR02221 family CRISPR-associated protein, with amino-acid sequence MGRKFLSFLGTTKYVPANYSFQAQKVDNVTFVQEALVQIFCKDWNKDDKICIFCTKDAQDKNWEDKDKSEKANFDKGLYSRLLSLNLRPNIEKVDIPEGKTEEEILAIFERVFNALKENDSITFDITHSFRSLPMLNLVVLNYAKFLKNIQIEGIYYGAFEVLGHPGGVEKNIPLEKRNAPIFDLTPYAELLEWSWAVSDFVKYGQTLRLKELVEEKTRPLLAETKGKNVSAKDLKTLAERLNELANNILCNRGYGITKQNNFNALIDNIQRTELIPPFKPLLEKIKTKTKDFRTDDVKNGFIAAKWCYEHGLIPQGITILQETIISLFCKGNELNIRDKRDREFISACLNVGDKPQIRLRDILEERKKEAEKIINTIPKEIPKLFRDLTGARNDINHGGFNKDARKYQKFYQQLNKFLQEAEKLF; translated from the coding sequence ATGGGAAGGAAGTTTTTGAGTTTTCTAGGGACAACTAAATATGTTCCCGCAAATTATTCTTTTCAAGCTCAAAAAGTTGATAATGTTACCTTTGTCCAAGAAGCACTTGTTCAAATCTTTTGTAAAGATTGGAATAAAGATGATAAAATTTGCATTTTTTGCACAAAAGATGCTCAAGATAAAAACTGGGAAGATAAAGACAAATCTGAAAAAGCGAATTTTGATAAAGGCTTATATTCTCGTTTGCTGTCTTTAAATTTAAGGCCTAACATAGAAAAAGTGGATATTCCTGAAGGGAAAACAGAAGAGGAGATTTTAGCAATTTTTGAGAGAGTCTTTAATGCACTTAAAGAAAATGACTCTATTACTTTTGATATCACTCATTCATTTCGTTCTCTGCCAATGCTTAACCTAGTTGTGCTTAATTATGCTAAGTTTTTAAAAAATATTCAAATTGAAGGTATATATTACGGAGCATTTGAGGTTTTAGGGCATCCTGGAGGGGTTGAAAAAAACATTCCTCTTGAAAAAAGAAATGCCCCTATTTTTGACCTTACACCTTATGCTGAATTACTTGAATGGAGCTGGGCGGTATCGGATTTTGTCAAATATGGCCAAACACTGAGATTAAAAGAGCTGGTTGAAGAAAAAACAAGACCTCTCTTGGCTGAAACTAAGGGTAAAAATGTGTCAGCAAAAGATTTAAAAACATTAGCAGAAAGATTGAATGAACTTGCTAATAATATTCTTTGTAATAGAGGATATGGAATTACGAAACAAAATAATTTTAATGCACTTATTGATAACATCCAGAGAACAGAGTTGATTCCTCCTTTTAAACCACTTTTAGAAAAAATCAAAACAAAAACAAAAGATTTTAGGACAGATGATGTAAAAAATGGTTTTATAGCTGCTAAATGGTGCTATGAACATGGACTTATTCCACAAGGTATAACTATTTTACAAGAAACGATTATTTCTCTTTTTTGTAAAGGAAATGAATTAAATATAAGGGATAAGCGAGATAGAGAATTTATTTCTGCGTGTCTTAATGTGGGAGATAAACCTCAAATTAGATTAAGAGATATCTTAGAAGAAAGAAAAAAAGAGGCAGAAAAAATTATAAACACCATACCCAAAGAAATTCCTAAGTTGTTTAGAGATTTAACTGGTGCAAGAAATGACATTAATCATGGTGGTTTTAATAAAGATGCACGAAAGTATCAAAAATTTTATCAGCAATTAAATAAATTCTTGCAAGAAGCAGAAAAATTATTTTGA
- a CDS encoding CRISPR-associated primase-polymerase type A1 yields MEQPAYHCLNLIKQELEKGHQGKAIDLALRYFSRDFSDPELYYEWGKTFELLGLAKKAIESYGFALKLSPNNPHYLKSLAILLYETGLLEKAFSIFKKLTNVVPNDEEINAYWINLLEELGLKGVSESLKGIEKKASPLRYFPPSLGKEEIEIFLRLFSGRERGFAEQILDKKTALSRLIFYDFPLTPEFVRAHILSEKTIFFFPLREDKRMKMGIIAFFISKRERFLYARQPAYLTLKSERLKAYCLKVQEIVNKTFEIPGYLEKVNRFFYRLWIFLEEFIHFLQIKRFLKEIIQKLPYPEFGIAVEPLLPTRPIGVGWQERPIFLPLGINRETKERSLFINEDGEFYKEQIRFLKKIKEISHLELKTFVRRGISGIESKTEDEVLEKLRKSCLIIDTLVNKAEAGRVLEHREKLILFYTLGLVDKKLLHKVLYPTPDYNAFKVERILRAMKKNPISCVKIREFLPELSLSLDCHCVFDLSDGRYPSPLLHINPYLVPSEDYRLTLQRSSFNKLVKVFIELYQQREGIDRKLRQIERELAGVFSKKALKSIP; encoded by the coding sequence ATGGAGCAGCCTGCTTATCATTGCCTGAACTTAATAAAACAGGAGCTTGAAAAGGGGCATCAAGGTAAGGCCATAGACCTGGCATTGAGATATTTCTCAAGAGATTTTTCTGACCCTGAGCTTTATTATGAATGGGGAAAGACTTTTGAATTGCTGGGTTTGGCTAAAAAGGCGATTGAAAGCTATGGATTTGCATTAAAGCTTTCCCCTAATAATCCTCATTATTTGAAATCTTTAGCCATTCTTCTTTATGAAACAGGTCTTTTGGAAAAGGCTTTTTCTATATTTAAAAAATTGACAAATGTTGTTCCCAATGATGAAGAGATTAATGCTTACTGGATTAATCTCTTAGAAGAACTTGGACTTAAAGGGGTAAGTGAAAGTTTAAAAGGGATTGAGAAAAAGGCTTCGCCGCTTAGATACTTCCCGCCAAGTTTAGGAAAGGAAGAGATAGAGATTTTTTTAAGGCTTTTTTCTGGTAGAGAAAGGGGATTTGCAGAACAGATTTTAGATAAAAAGACTGCCCTTTCACGGTTGATCTTTTATGATTTTCCTCTTACGCCAGAATTTGTGAGAGCCCATATTCTTTCAGAAAAAACTATTTTCTTTTTCCCTTTAAGAGAAGATAAACGGATGAAAATGGGCATTATTGCCTTTTTTATTTCTAAAAGAGAAAGATTTCTCTATGCAAGACAACCTGCTTATTTAACGCTGAAAAGCGAGAGATTAAAAGCTTATTGCCTTAAGGTCCAGGAGATAGTTAATAAAACCTTTGAAATTCCCGGTTATTTAGAAAAAGTCAATAGATTTTTCTATCGTTTATGGATATTTTTAGAAGAATTTATCCATTTTTTGCAGATAAAGCGCTTTTTAAAAGAAATTATTCAAAAATTGCCCTATCCTGAATTTGGTATTGCAGTTGAACCTCTTTTACCAACAAGACCAATAGGTGTAGGCTGGCAAGAAAGACCCATCTTTTTGCCCCTTGGAATAAATAGAGAAACAAAAGAAAGAAGCCTTTTTATTAATGAAGACGGAGAGTTTTATAAAGAGCAAATTAGGTTTTTAAAAAAGATAAAAGAAATAAGCCATTTAGAGTTAAAGACATTTGTTAGGCGAGGTATAAGTGGGATAGAGTCAAAAACAGAGGATGAAGTATTAGAAAAACTGAGAAAAAGTTGTTTGATTATAGACACATTGGTAAATAAAGCAGAGGCAGGTCGTGTGCTTGAGCACAGAGAAAAGCTTATTCTATTTTATACTTTAGGGTTAGTTGATAAGAAGTTGTTGCATAAAGTGCTTTATCCTACTCCTGATTATAATGCCTTTAAGGTGGAACGAATTTTAAGAGCAATGAAAAAGAATCCTATAAGTTGTGTGAAGATCAGGGAATTTTTACCAGAATTGAGTTTAAGTCTTGATTGTCATTGTGTATTTGATTTAAGTGATGGACGTTATCCTTCTCCGTTGCTCCATATAAATCCATATCTGGTGCCTTCAGAGGATTATAGGCTTACTCTTCAAAGAAGCTCTTTTAACAAGTTAGTAAAGGTGTTTATTGAGTTATATCAACAGAGAGAAGGTATTGATAGAAAATTAAGACAGATTGAAAGGGAGTTGGCAGGGGTGTTTTCTAAAAAAGCCTTAAAGAGTATACCATAG
- the cas1 gene encoding CRISPR-associated endonuclease Cas1, whose amino-acid sequence MAVFYAVEQGINLQKDGERLVVKKEGRVLKTIHFHNLEQVILMGRICISPAVIATLLKRRIDTVFLTKTGKYLGRLASLIGKNIELRLTQFERIKDPQFRLTITKAIVKGKIENQQMLLRRINRKGLGLEDVILKLRGMAKRVEKEDDIEVLRGIEGIASRLYFSAYAAGFGKGIEFKGRERRPPKDPVNSLLSLGYTFLFSNVFSIINMVGLDPYLGCYHTVDYGRPSLALDLMEEWRPVIVDALVLSVFNLKVLNEEDFTESEDGLFLSQDALRKFIVQFERKMGERVTHPFRETKIRYRSYIEAQVRSFVHVLRDEDTYKAAVFR is encoded by the coding sequence ATGGCAGTTTTTTATGCAGTAGAACAGGGAATAAACCTTCAAAAAGATGGGGAAAGGCTGGTGGTAAAAAAGGAAGGTAGGGTGTTAAAGACCATTCATTTTCACAACCTGGAACAAGTAATTTTGATGGGAAGAATTTGTATCAGCCCCGCAGTTATTGCCACCTTACTTAAACGAAGAATTGATACTGTTTTTCTGACTAAAACAGGTAAATATCTGGGCAGGCTTGCTTCTTTAATAGGGAAAAATATAGAGCTAAGACTTACTCAGTTTGAAAGAATAAAAGACCCGCAATTTCGGTTGACCATAACAAAGGCCATTGTTAAAGGTAAGATTGAAAACCAGCAAATGTTGTTGAGAAGAATTAATCGTAAAGGTCTTGGACTAGAAGATGTAATCTTGAAGTTAAGAGGGATGGCCAAACGGGTAGAAAAAGAGGACGATATTGAAGTTTTAAGAGGGATAGAGGGTATTGCTTCCAGGTTGTATTTTAGTGCCTATGCTGCTGGTTTTGGTAAAGGAATTGAATTTAAGGGACGGGAGCGTAGACCGCCCAAAGACCCGGTAAACTCACTTTTAAGCCTGGGGTATACCTTTTTGTTTAGCAATGTGTTTTCTATTATCAACATGGTAGGGTTGGACCCATACCTTGGTTGTTATCATACAGTGGATTATGGCAGACCTTCTTTAGCCTTGGATTTGATGGAGGAATGGAGGCCGGTTATAGTTGATGCATTGGTATTAAGTGTTTTTAACCTTAAGGTATTGAATGAAGAGGATTTTACAGAAAGCGAAGATGGACTGTTTTTAAGCCAGGATGCCTTGCGGAAGTTTATTGTCCAGTTTGAGCGAAAAATGGGAGAAAGGGTAACACACCCTTTCAGGGAAACAAAGATCCGGTATAGAAGCTATATTGAGGCCCAAGTGAGAAGCTTTGTCCATGTCTTGAGAGATGAGGACACATATAAAGCAGCGGTGTTCAGATGA
- the cas2 gene encoding CRISPR-associated endonuclease Cas2, whose product MSNRSLVVISYDISDDKRRNRISKLLENYGKRVQKSVFECFLTPEMCDEVKHRIMEILDKRQDRARIYPICHACLKQAEISGFAEVPEQEEFVVV is encoded by the coding sequence ATGAGCAACAGAAGCCTTGTAGTGATTTCTTATGATATTTCAGATGATAAGAGACGGAATAGGATAAGCAAGCTTTTGGAAAATTATGGTAAGCGGGTGCAAAAGAGCGTGTTTGAATGTTTTCTCACTCCAGAGATGTGTGATGAAGTGAAACATAGAATAATGGAGATTTTGGATAAAAGACAGGACAGAGCAAGAATTTATCCCATCTGCCATGCCTGCCTTAAACAGGCAGAGATATCGGGATTTGCTGAAGTGCCAGAACAGGAGGAGTTTGTAGTGGTATGA
- the cas2 gene encoding CRISPR-associated endonuclease Cas2: MKEKQFVIVSYDIADEERLRKIAKIMEDYGFRVLYSVFECYINRSLFEEMKTKVEKLIDHLEDSVIYYFLCEHCREKIEHIGRTPFYLEEEKVEVV, translated from the coding sequence ATGAAAGAAAAGCAATTTGTAATAGTGAGTTATGATATAGCTGATGAAGAAAGATTAAGAAAAATAGCAAAAATCATGGAAGATTATGGCTTCAGGGTGCTTTATAGTGTGTTTGAGTGTTATATAAATAGAAGTTTGTTTGAGGAGATGAAGACAAAGGTAGAAAAGCTGATAGACCACCTGGAAGATAGCGTGATTTATTACTTTCTTTGTGAGCATTGCAGAGAGAAAATTGAGCATATTGGCAGGACACCTTTTTATTTAGAAGAAGAAAAGGTGGAAGTTGTTTAA
- a CDS encoding type II toxin-antitoxin system HicA family toxin, translating to MDKRLLRLDSRKVIKILEKEGFKLSRKKGSHFQYVGYVKGQKMRVTVIVNQKRFAPKTLKSMIEQSGLSEREWLELMDE from the coding sequence TTGGATAAAAGGCTTTTAAGACTAGATTCCAGAAAGGTTATAAAAATACTCGAAAAAGAGGGTTTTAAATTAAGTAGAAAGAAAGGAAGCCATTTTCAATATGTGGGTTATGTAAAAGGCCAAAAGATGCGGGTTACTGTAATAGTCAATCAAAAAAGATTTGCACCTAAGACATTGAAATCAATGATTGAGCAGTCTGGATTAAGTGAAAGGGAATGGCTTGAATTGATGGATGAATAA
- a CDS encoding type II toxin-antitoxin system HicB family antitoxin — protein sequence MESNPAGRLDLHILIEKEGDLYSALCLELNVASQGETLEEARKNIREAIELYLEDVYESGDEKEFIPRPAPVEEWIKYFKQKAQEVRNRILEKNVLNLTEAVVG from the coding sequence ATGGAGTCAAACCCTGCGGGAAGACTTGATTTGCATATTCTTATTGAAAAAGAAGGTGATTTATATTCTGCATTATGTCTGGAGTTAAATGTTGCTTCTCAGGGAGAGACGCTTGAAGAAGCGAGGAAAAATATAAGAGAAGCGATAGAACTTTATTTGGAAGATGTATATGAATCAGGAGATGAAAAGGAGTTTATTCCCCGGCCTGCACCGGTAGAAGAATGGATAAAATATTTTAAACAAAAAGCACAGGAAGTCCGCAACAGGATACTGGAAAAGAATGTTTTGAATCTGACTGAGGCTGTGGTTGGATAA
- a CDS encoding type II toxin-antitoxin system RelE/ParE family toxin produces MEQKFQVIWAKSAVNDLEEIIDYIAQNSPLTARKLFTQIKEKVETLTSSPYRGRHIPELQKQGILIYRELIVPPWRVMYRVTENKVYILTIIDSRRNVEDILLEKLIKMK; encoded by the coding sequence ATGGAACAGAAGTTTCAAGTAATATGGGCTAAATCTGCCGTTAATGATCTTGAAGAAATCATTGATTATATAGCTCAAAATAGTCCATTAACAGCAAGAAAACTTTTTACTCAAATCAAAGAAAAGGTAGAGACTCTTACTTCCTCTCCCTATCGTGGTCGTCATATCCCTGAATTACAGAAACAAGGCATTTTAATTTATCGAGAGCTAATTGTTCCTCCTTGGAGGGTGATGTATAGAGTGACTGAAAACAAAGTATACATATTGACAATAATTGATTCTAGAAGAAATGTTGAAGATATTTTGTTGGAAAAATTAATAAAAATGAAATAA
- a CDS encoding type II toxin-antitoxin system Phd/YefM family antitoxin, which translates to MNISTDIKPISYLKSKTADLLKQINETHRPVIITQNGKPRAVLQDPESFEKMKNAIGILKILSLAEEEIKNNNVMLNDLVIEKIQEKLK; encoded by the coding sequence ATGAATATATCTACCGATATTAAGCCAATCAGCTATTTGAAGTCGAAAACGGCGGATTTGTTAAAACAGATTAACGAGACGCATCGTCCTGTAATAATTACACAAAATGGAAAGCCTCGAGCTGTGTTGCAAGATCCAGAAAGCTTTGAAAAAATGAAGAACGCAATAGGCATCTTAAAAATTTTATCCCTAGCTGAGGAAGAAATAAAAAATAATAACGTTATGCTCAATGACTTGGTTATAGAGAAGATTCAAGAAAAGTTGAAATGA
- a CDS encoding DUF2283 domain-containing protein, with amino-acid sequence MDKVIIHYHKQTDTMDIWFGNPTDEYLCEEVGEGVILKKDKNGKVIGIEKLYVTKTLSLSIEQPLPVEVVMS; translated from the coding sequence ATGGACAAGGTAATTATTCATTACCACAAACAAACAGACACAATGGATATCTGGTTTGGCAATCCAACCGATGAATATCTTTGTGAGGAAGTCGGGGAGGGTGTAATTTTAAAAAAAGATAAAAATGGTAAGGTAATAGGTATAGAAAAATTATATGTGACAAAAACTCTTAGTCTTAGTATAGAACAGCCTTTACCTGTTGAGGTGGTTATGTCCTAA
- the cas10 gene encoding type III-A CRISPR-associated protein Cas10/Csm1, which yields MNQNETRQALILGALLHDIGKFVQRTEANPRFQNHCHWGEKWFQDNLSEKLTVIFNKEDKEIIRSAIANHHAYEKYISLADAISAGMDRIELKDEEDKDPFTKRLTSIFSRISISDKDKKLKHYRLIFLDKKNFPDIFPIDDDKCSYQEYKKLLKAFNDEIDKLDFSKLSPSQLVEWMYFLLLKYTWCIPSAAYKHEPDVSLFDHLKTTAAIAICLYDYHKEHLDEKLNIETKAFQLIAGDVSGIQDYIFSILPQHGKVAKRLRARSLYIQLISEVVTHKILHSFNLPLCNQIIVAGGNFYVLVPNLKDTNRKIQIVQEECEKWMFEELNAELSIPQANIELSGKDLVNFSKALEKIRDNLNYQKYYSHKLVLSSEDVWNEEKFLRPETVEGDGKVCQSCSRHPQVEGDEEGLCKHCLTDTKIGSLLPKKKYIAFFSDPTHKFEILNYSFELWDDKDLKSVTKKNPYLILNLNDSKINHLVRGFRYITTHIPTKEDISEVKVEEKGQIATFDEIADNSEGDKLLGYVKADVDNLGIILRSGFKPEESSISRFATFSRMLETFFSGYLQFKLTNHRNFRKIYTVFAGGDDLFVIGPWDKVINFIREIRKDFSKFCADNPDLTFSAGISLAKHHIPISFCVNSVNNALKKAKDRKDKNNKKIKDGVTLFEQMLGWDELETILIETKRIIEWLKHGIVSRTLVYNFRQYGEMYQKYNKEGKVEYLKFIPLLTYDIVRNLSLEKQKDAFLWAEDLRHIEGSKNLPFLRTIMEYVLTYTRR from the coding sequence ATGAATCAAAATGAAACACGTCAAGCTTTAATTCTCGGTGCTCTCCTTCATGATATAGGTAAGTTTGTTCAACGAACTGAAGCTAATCCTAGGTTTCAGAATCACTGCCATTGGGGTGAGAAATGGTTTCAAGATAATCTTTCTGAAAAATTAACAGTTATTTTTAATAAAGAGGATAAAGAGATTATAAGGTCTGCTATTGCTAATCACCATGCATATGAAAAATATATTTCATTGGCTGATGCTATCTCAGCAGGTATGGATCGTATTGAACTTAAAGATGAGGAAGACAAAGATCCTTTTACTAAAAGGTTAACTTCCATTTTTTCTAGGATTTCCATTTCTGATAAAGACAAAAAGCTCAAACATTATAGACTTATTTTTTTAGACAAAAAGAATTTCCCAGACATATTCCCTATAGATGATGATAAATGTTCCTATCAAGAGTATAAAAAGTTATTAAAAGCATTTAACGATGAGATTGATAAATTAGATTTCAGTAAATTGTCACCTTCTCAGTTAGTGGAATGGATGTATTTTTTACTTCTAAAATATACTTGGTGCATTCCTAGCGCTGCGTATAAACATGAACCTGATGTCTCATTGTTTGACCACCTTAAGACCACTGCAGCAATTGCAATATGTCTCTATGACTACCACAAAGAACATTTAGATGAAAAATTAAATATTGAAACTAAAGCCTTTCAATTAATTGCAGGTGATGTTTCAGGTATTCAAGATTATATCTTTAGCATTCTTCCTCAGCATGGAAAAGTTGCCAAACGTCTCCGAGCGCGTTCATTATATATTCAACTTATTTCAGAAGTTGTTACACATAAAATACTTCATAGCTTTAACTTACCCTTGTGCAATCAAATAATTGTGGCTGGTGGTAATTTTTATGTTTTGGTCCCAAATCTTAAAGACACTAATCGTAAAATTCAAATAGTGCAAGAAGAATGTGAAAAATGGATGTTTGAGGAGTTAAATGCTGAACTTTCCATTCCTCAAGCCAACATAGAGTTGTCAGGAAAGGATCTAGTAAATTTTTCAAAAGCATTAGAAAAAATAAGGGATAATCTTAATTATCAAAAATATTACTCTCATAAATTAGTACTTTCTTCTGAAGATGTGTGGAATGAAGAAAAATTCTTGCGTCCTGAAACAGTTGAAGGAGACGGAAAAGTCTGTCAAAGTTGCAGCAGACATCCACAGGTAGAAGGTGATGAAGAAGGACTTTGTAAACATTGTTTAACTGACACTAAAATAGGTAGTCTTTTACCAAAGAAGAAATATATTGCCTTTTTTAGTGATCCTACACATAAGTTTGAAATATTAAATTATTCTTTTGAATTATGGGATGACAAAGACCTAAAAAGTGTAACTAAAAAAAATCCTTATCTTATTTTGAATTTAAATGACTCAAAGATAAATCATTTAGTAAGAGGATTTAGATATATAACTACACATATTCCTACTAAAGAAGATATTTCTGAGGTAAAAGTAGAAGAAAAGGGTCAAATAGCTACTTTTGATGAGATAGCTGACAATTCTGAAGGAGATAAATTACTTGGATATGTAAAAGCAGATGTTGATAATCTAGGAATAATTTTACGCTCTGGCTTTAAACCTGAAGAATCTTCCATTTCCCGGTTTGCTACATTTTCAAGGATGTTAGAAACTTTCTTTTCTGGGTATCTCCAGTTTAAATTAACTAATCATAGAAATTTCAGGAAGATATATACCGTATTTGCAGGTGGAGATGATTTGTTTGTAATAGGCCCATGGGATAAAGTAATAAATTTTATTCGGGAAATTAGAAAAGATTTTAGCAAATTTTGTGCAGATAATCCTGATCTTACTTTTTCTGCTGGAATTTCCCTTGCTAAACATCACATTCCAATTTCTTTTTGTGTAAATTCTGTAAACAATGCGTTAAAGAAAGCAAAAGATAGAAAGGATAAAAATAACAAAAAGATTAAAGATGGAGTAACTTTATTTGAACAGATGCTTGGTTGGGATGAATTGGAAACAATACTTATTGAAACAAAAAGAATAATAGAATGGTTAAAGCATGGGATTGTTTCTCGAACTCTTGTTTATAATTTTCGGCAATATGGAGAAATGTATCAAAAATATAACAAAGAAGGAAAAGTAGAATATCTTAAATTTATTCCTCTCCTCACTTATGATATTGTTCGAAATTTGTCTTTAGAAAAACAAAAAGATGCCTTCCTTTGGGCAGAAGATTTAAGACATATTGAAGGAAGTAAAAATTTACCATTTTTAAGGACTATTATGGAGTACGTGCTTACTTATACAAGGAGGTAA
- the csm2 gene encoding type III-A CRISPR-associated protein Csm2: MKKCEICGAQIKPKFSLCKDCQESKRLPDSLTIRGSFYQDKQLKRLKKEVFIDIPERVAKLLQRGEMGMNKLRTFFCMIRNAHETFSFSEEKNFEDIKPQLWRIITVAEDRKRRKVVPQSFCDFIKLGINIALKDSSGRELYGFVEFFRSIIAYSK; the protein is encoded by the coding sequence ATGAAAAAGTGTGAAATTTGTGGAGCTCAAATAAAGCCTAAATTTTCTTTATGCAAGGATTGTCAAGAAAGCAAAAGATTACCTGACTCATTAACAATAAGGGGTTCGTTTTATCAAGATAAGCAATTAAAAAGATTAAAAAAAGAAGTATTTATAGATATACCAGAAAGGGTAGCGAAGTTACTTCAACGAGGAGAAATGGGAATGAATAAACTCCGGACTTTCTTTTGTATGATTCGTAATGCCCATGAAACCTTTTCTTTCAGTGAAGAGAAAAATTTTGAGGATATAAAACCCCAACTTTGGAGAATTATTACTGTGGCTGAGGACAGAAAACGTCGCAAAGTGGTGCCTCAATCATTTTGTGACTTCATAAAATTAGGAATAAACATTGCTTTAAAAGACTCATCAGGAAGAGAATTATATGGATTTGTTGAATTTTTTAGATCTATAATTGCTTATTCAAAATAA